In a single window of the Gossypium hirsutum isolate 1008001.06 chromosome D02, Gossypium_hirsutum_v2.1, whole genome shotgun sequence genome:
- the LOC107910510 gene encoding L10-interacting MYB domain-containing protein-like — protein MSTSAVEVSGDKVKAMWDKRLTEIFCDICIKEILKGNRPDTHFTKDGWLKIMTNLEKETGKRFSQRQLKNRWDALKKEWKAWKKLKGEDTGLGWNPIKRTVDASDDWLCLKLKNFELQALIPNLKGS, from the exons ATGAGTACTTCGGCGGTCGAAGTTAGTGGTGACAAGGTGAAAGCAATGTGGGATAAGAGATTGACAGAAATATTTTGTGATATTTGTATTAAAGAGATATTGAAAGGCAATAGGCCTGATACTCATTTTACAAAAGATGGATGGTTGAAAATAATGACCAACCTTGAGAAAGAAACGGGAAAGAGATTTTCACAAAGACAACTTAAAAATAGGTGGGATGCCCTAAAAAAAGAATGGAAAGCTTGGAAGAAACTTAAAGGCGAAGATACTGGTTTAGGGTGGAATCCTATAAAAAGAACGGTTGATGCATCGGATGATTG GTTGTGCCTGAAGCTCAAAAATTTTGAACTTCAGGCATTGATCCCGAATTTGAAGGGAAGTTAG